From a single Sander vitreus isolate 19-12246 chromosome 4, sanVit1, whole genome shotgun sequence genomic region:
- the LOC144516641 gene encoding tensin-2-like isoform X3: MEHVMERHYDFDLTYITERIISVFFPLDLEEQRYRRNLQEVASMLKSKHQDKFLLLNLSEKRHDITRLNPKVQDYGWPDVHAPPLDRICAVCKAMETWLTSDPHNVVVLHCKGNKGKTGVIVAAYMHYSKISAGADQALTTLAMRKFCEDKVSSSLQPSQNRYIYYFGGLLSGTIKMNSSPLFLHQIIIPSLPNFQAGGGFYPFLKIYQSLQLVYTSGLYDPQSSRARKLCVTMEPALLLKGDIMVKCYHRRCRAAEREVVFRVQFHTCTVHGAQLWFGKTELDLACTDDRFPPDATVECIFSNGPEKMKGREYRKNDASIKVDYNTSDPVVRWDSYENFNLHHQDSIENICHTRGPLDGSLYAQVKKRRGPGSSASAVSPNSPTVKPQTPSQPQSLTYTSDSSRSSVPSDHLEDASPSINRPEKENTDCPVRRGDGEDGAKEKRRGKEKDRETAILDDGDPQSPGGLRREHSCCGRAGAKCGDGGWEREREPCLSDSHCLGRCSSIKKNPKSQTLPALPCKSVSPPPHSTHMELCHRHSAHPLPELPWERPPPAPPLPCLLRPCYPYSTAEHNHPHSHTLPALNRLCTGEECHLLHYSSHNPASHLSHQSLPSSPYREMFFSSPTPSSGCHCRDCSSRREHQSASVRAFHPLHPDQSENPHWSQRAGVQRTREAPPLWESENPWEVAREAEFWQCKSAMPAFRVCHPLDQSPNLEPRYAIGPHQGYPSPQSLMDVRDGASSGYHTPPQPRHSCPCSPYQSSPAESHESRGYASGYYSGSASPLPASSPSPGRGRLPETPSGSRDQQHAEHHKEAGLEDDKSQRSEGKSDSNGQSSTPGLDSDPDYTIIGSSSPTHTEDSVTADSPSQSQETSTHLESSSNSSKAITPVPREAQTQSSNISINSTQPSSEQSLSSDGTLGAAKITGSAEGSNQLQTSSYATVIITPVQVQLNGSALPSDTTSDSSRGVSMNPSVSLSSSPSTTSPNSPIGSPDLQSSPQRSTSATDIAQRLSPERDSSADTKPPSPVPEGYHTPTFPLASYYYPLLNVPHIPYTGYTAVTIPAIQPPLPEKKRLSSTPGSLNGHNSLLRASSAPSPMHHVTFSTSVGEQRWGASQHSCREEADIRVNAKFVQDSSKFWYKPGISRDQAIAVLKDKQPGTFLIRDSNSFQGAYGLALKVATPPANANVTGSKGDPLEQLVRHFLVETGPRGVKIKGCQNESYFGSLSALVYQHSITPISLPCALRIPEKDLVGELQELQSATNTSTAADLLKQGAACNVLYLNSVETESLTGPEAISKATKCTLALSPRPVATVVHFKVSAQGITLTDSKRRLFFRRHYPINSVTFSSLNPQDQRWTNSDSTSSKMFGFVARRTGSATENVCHLFAEMDPEQPAVAIVNFINKVMLGPQLRR; this comes from the exons ATGGAGCATGTGATGGAGCGTCACTATGACTTTGACCTCACCTACATCACGGAGAGGATCATCTCTGTCTTCTTCCCGCTGGACCTGGAGGAGCAGCGGTACCGCAGAAACCTACAGGAAGTGGCCTCCATGCTGAAATCCAAGCACCAAGACAAGTTCTTG TTACTGAATTTATCAGAGAAGAGACATGACATCACCAGACTTAACCCAAAG GTGCAGGACTACGGCTGGCCTGATGTTCACGCCCCACCTCTGGACAGGATTTGTGCTGTTTGTAAAGCCATGGAGACCtggctgacctctgacccccacAATGTGGTGGTCCTCCACTGCAAG GGAAACAAAGGAAAGACGGGGGTCATTGTGGCAGCCTATATGCACTACAGCAAGATATCAGCTGG AGCGGACCAGGCTCTCACCACTCTAGCTATGAGGAAGTTCTGTGAAGACAAAGTCTCCTCTTCCCTACAGCCCTCTCAGAACAG GTACATCTACTACTTTGGTGGGTTACTGTCAGGTACCATCAAAATGAACAGCAGTCCTCTGTTCCTGCACCAGATCATTATTCCATCACTACCAAACTTCCAGGCGGGAGGAG GTTTCTATCCATTCCTAAAAATCTACCAATCTCTACAGCTTGTCTACACTTCAGGCCTCTA tgatCCCCAGAGCTCAAGGGCAAGGAAGCTGTGTGTGACTATGGAGCCAGCGCTATTATTAAAGGGGGATATTATG GTTAAGTGCTACCACCGGCGGTGTCGAGCAGCAGAGAGGGAGGTGGTGTTCAGAGTCCAGTTCCACACCTGCACTGTCCACGGAGCCCAGCTATGGTTTGGCAAGACTGAACTGGACTTGGCCTGCACAG ATGACAGGTTCCCTCCAGATGCTACAGTTGAATGTATCTTCTCCAATGGGCCAGAAAAAATGAAAG GTCGAGAATACCGCAAGAATGATGCCTCCATCAAAGTGGACTACAACACCTCAGACCCTGTGGTCAGATGGGATTCTTATGAGAACTTTAACCTGCACCACCAAGACAGCATTGAAA ATATCTGTCATACGAGGGGCCCTCTGGACGGCAGCCTCTACGCCCAGGTGAAGAAGCGCCGTGGGCCGGGCTCGTCTGCCTCAGCAGTGTCACCCAACAGCCCAACAGTCAAGCCTCAAACTCCCAGCCAACCCCAGTCTCTCACCTACACATCAGACTCTAGCCGCTCCTCAGTCCCCTCTGATCACCTGGAAGACGCCTCTCCGTCCATAAaccgcccagaaaaagaaaacactgactgTCCAGTGAGGAGAGGAGACGGGGAAGATGGAGCAAAGGAGAAAagaagagggaaagagaaggaTAGAGAGACTGCGATTTTAGATGACGGAGATCCGCAAAGTCCTGGGGGTTTGAGGCGAGAGCACTCGTGTTGCGGTCGAGCAGGCGCAAAGTGTGGAGATGGCGGATGGGAGAGGGAACGAGAACCCTGCCTCTCTGACAGCCATTGTCTTGGCCGTTGCAGCAGCATTAAAAAGAATCCAAAAAGCCAAACTCTGCCGGCCTTACCATGCAAATCTGTGTCCCCGCCTCCTCATTCAACTCATATGGAACTTTGCCATCGACATAGCGCCCATCCTTTACCTGAGTTACCATGGGAACGTCCACCCCCAGCCCCGCCCTTGCCCTGTCTCCTTAGGCCTTGCTACCCTTATTCCACCGCTGAACACAACCACCCACACAGCCACACCCTCCCAGCCTTAAACAGACTCTGCACTGGGGAAGAGTGTCACCTCCTCCATTATTCCAGCCACAATCCAGCCTCTCATCTCTCCCATCAATCACTGCCCTCGAGCCCTTACAGGGAAATGTTCTTCAGCTCTCCAACACCGTCCTCTGGTTGCCACTGTCGGGACTGCTCCAGCAGGCGAGAGCACCAATCAGCCTCAGTTAGAGCATTCCACCCATTGCACCCTGACCAATCAGAAAATCCACACTGGTCCCAAAGAGCAGGGGTACAACGAACAAGAGAGGCGCCTCCACTATGGGAAAGTGAAAATCCATGGGAGGTGGCGAGAGAGGCAGAGTTCTGGCAGTGCAAATCAGCCATGCCGGCATTTCGCGTTTGCCACCCTTTGGATCAGAGTCCAAACCTGGAGCCTAGATATGCCATTGGACCTCATCAGGGCTACCCCAGCCCCCAGTCTCTGATGGATGTGCGGGATGGAGCCAGCAGTGGTTACCACACCCCTCCACAGCCCCGTCACTCCTGTCCCTGCTCTCCTTATCAGTCATCCCCAGCCGAGAGCCATGAGAGCCGGGGTTACGCCTCAGGGTACTACTCTGGATCAGCCTCGCCTCTGCCTGCTAGTAGCCCCTCTCCTGGGAGAGGCAGGCTGCCCGAGACTCCCTCTGGATCTCGAGACCAGCAGCACGCTGAGCATCACAAAG AGGCCGGTTTGGAGGACGACAAATCCCAGCGTTCAGAGGGTAAATCGGACTCTAATGGACAGTCAAGTACCCCTGGGCTGGACTCTGATCCTGACTACACAATCATTGGAagcagcagccccacacacacagaagacag TGTAACTGCTGATAGTCCTTCTCAAAGCCAAGAAACCTCTACACATCTGGAGTCCAGCTCAAATAGCAGCAAAGCCATCACACCAGTACCAAGAGAAGCACAAACCCAAAGTTCCAACATATCCATAAACTCCACACAACCATCGAGTGAGCAGAGTTTGAGCTCTGATGGTACGCTCGGAGCAGCCAAGATCACAGGAAGTGCAGAGGGATCTAACCAATTACAGACTTCAAGCTATGCCACTGTCATCATCACCCCAGTCCAAGTACAACTGAATGGCTCTGCCCTTCCTAGTGATACCAcatctgacagcagcagaggtgTATCCATGAACCCTTCTGTCAGTCTTAGTTCTAGCCCTTCCACCACTTCCCCAAATTCTCCTATTGGCTCCCCAGACCTTCAGTCTTCTCCTCAGCGCTCTACATCAGCTACAGACATAGCACAAAGACTGAGTCCGGAAAGAGACAGCTCAGCTGACACCAAACCACCATCACCTGTGCCCGAAGGATATCATACACCAACCTTCCCCTTAGCGTCTTATTACTACCCATTACTAAATGTCCCTCACATACCATACACTGGGTACACTGCAGTCACCATCCCCGCCATCCAGCCACCGCTTCCCGAGAAAAAACGGCTTTCGTCCACACCAGGATCCTTAAACGGACACAACTCTCTACTCAGGGCCTCCTCAGCTCCTTCCCCCATGCACCATGTTACCTTCTCCACTTCTGTGGGAGAACAGAGATGGGGAGCTTCACAACACAGCTGTAGGGAGGAGGCAGACATCAGGGTCAATGCTAAGTTTGTCCAGGACAGCTCCAAGTTCTGGTACAAACCAGGCATCTCCAGAGACCAAG CCATTGCTGTTTTGAAGGACAAGCAACCAGGAACTTTCCTCATTAGAGACAGTAACTCATTCCAGGGGGCCTACGGCCTGGCCCTCAAGGTGGCCACCCCTCCTGCTAATGCCAACGTCACTGGCAGCAAAG gGGACCCTCTGGAACAGCTGGTCAGACACTTCCTCGTCGAGACAGGGCCACGGGGAGTGAAGATCAAGGGCTGTCAGAACGAGTCCTACTTCG gAAGTTTATCTGCCCTGGTGTACCAGCATTCAATCACTCCCATCTCTCTGCCATGTGCTCTTCGCATCCCAGAAAAAG ATCTGGTTGGGGAGCTTCAGGAGCTGCAGAGTGCAACAAACACCAGCACAGCAGCTGACCTCCTCAAACAAGGAGCAG CTTGCAACGTGCTCTACCTGAACTCTGTGGAAACCGAGTCGTTGACGGGCCCTGAGGCAATCTCAAAGGCAACCAAGTGTACTTTGGCCCTGAGTCCACGTCCAGTGGCAACAGTGGTCCACTTCAAAGTGTCTGCTCAGGGCATCACTCTAACCGACAGCAAAAGAAG gTTATTTTTCAGGAGACACTACCCAATCAACAGTGTGACTTTCAGCAGTCTCAACCCCCAAGACCAGAG GTGGACTAATTCTGATAGCACATCAAGCAA GATGTTTGGCTTTGTTGCGAGAAGGACAGGCAGCGCTACAGAGAACGTGTGTCACCTGTTTGCAGAGATGGACCCCGAGCAGCCAGCTGTGGCCATTGTCAACTTTATCAACAAAGTCATGCTGGGACCACAACTACGTAGATGA